CCGGCTTGACGTAAATGCGCGTCGGGGCGAGCAGGGTGGCGCCCAGCGTGCTGTCGCCAAACGGCGCAGCCAGGTCCGCGCCGACGGTCTCCACAACCTTGCGCGCCAGCGAATAGCCGTTCGAGTGCAGGCCACTGGAGGCCAGGCCGATGACGGCATCGCCTGCCCGGATGGCCTGACCGTCCAGGATGCGCGCCTTCTCGACCACGCCGACGCAAAAACCGGCCAGGTCGTAATCGCCGGCCGGGTACATGCCGGGCATCTCGGCCGTCTCGCCGCCGGCCAGCGCGGCGCCGGCCAGCTCGCAGCCGTGGGCGATGCCGGCGATGACGCTGGCGGCGGTATCCACGTCCAGCTTGCCGGTGGCGAAATAGTCAAGGAAAAACAGCGGCTCGGCGCCCTGCACCAGCACGTCGTTGGCGCACATGGCGACCAGGTCGATGCCGACCGTGTCGTGCACGCCAAGATCGATGGCCAGGCGCAGCTTGGTGCCCACGCCGTCGGTACCGGCCACCAGCACCGGCTCGCGAAAGCGCTTGGGCAGTTCCAGCAGCGCGCCGAAGCCGCCGATGCCGGCCAGCAGCTCCGGCCGGCGGGTGCGCGCGGCCAGCGGGCGGATGCGGTCGATGAGCGCATTGCCGGCGTCGATGTCGACACCGGCGTCGCGGTAACTGAGGCCGGAGGTGGGGCTGACGGGCGCGTCGCCCATGACGTTGAGACTCACGGTGGGGCACGGATCGGGGCACAATGGTAGCCGCTCCCCCCGCTTACCGCCTAGCCGCGCCCACCATGCGCCTGCCCCTGCCGCTCGTTTGCGTCGTCCTTGCGCTGGGTCTTTGCCGGCCCGCGGCGGCGCTCGATCTGTACCAGGCCAGCGCCCCGCTGGCAGACGCCGGTGATGCAGCCCGCACCAGCGCCGTGACAACTGCCTTCGGGCGCGTGCTGGGGCAGGTCGCCGGCCGTCCGGCGGCGGCAGCGCTGGCCCAGCAGCCGGCCGGACGCGCGGCCGCGCAGCTGGCGCTGCTGGGCTTCGGCAGCAAAACCGGCCCGGCTGGCGAGCCGCTGATCGAGGCCCGCTTCGAGCCGCGCGCGGTGCGCGAATTCCTGGCCGCCCAGCACGTCGCCATCTTGCCGGACCAGCGCCCGACCCTGCTGCTGTGGCTGCTGGCCGGCACCGATGCAGGACCGACCTGGGTCGGCGCCGACGAGCCGCTGGAGCTGGCATCCATGCTGGCGCAAGCCGCCGCCGACCGCGGCCTGCCGTTGCTGCTGCCGATGCTGGATCTGGGCGAGCGGGCCAATCTGCCGGCCAGCGTCGACCCCGCGGACCCGGCCAGCCTGGCCGCGCTGAGCACGGCCGCCGCCCGCTACCGGCCGGACGGCGTGCTCTATGGCCGGCTGGATGGCGGTGGCGAGCGCTGGCGGGCCGAGCTGCGCCTGGCGCTGCCCGGCAAGGACGATGCCGTGTGGTCCGCGACCGGCACGAGTCAGCAGGCGGCCGTGGATGCGGCGCTCGACCGGCTTGCCCTGCAGCTTGCGCCGGCCGCTGCGCCGCCCGATGGGCCGCTTGCGGCGGTGCAGATTGCCATCGACGGCGTCGATGGCATGGCCGCCTACGGACGCGTCTGGGAGCACCTGGGACAGGTGCCGGGCCTGCGCGGCCTGCGTCCGCTGGCGCTGGGCAACGGCCGGGCGATGTTCCGCTTCGAACTTGCCGGCGGCGAGGCCGCGCTGGCCGGCCGCGTGGAGCCGGGCGCACCGTTCGCGCGCGTGGCCGGCGAAGCCCCCACTTACCGGTATCAGCCATGACCCCACTGCTGCAACGCCGCCTGCTGATCGGCGCCGTCGCCACTGGCGCGCTGGTTTTGGTGTATCTGTTGGGACCGGTGCTGGCGCCGTTTTTCGGTGCCGCCCTGCTGGCCTACATCGCCGACCCGCTGGTGGAACGCCTGCAGCGCCTGCTGCCCCGCAGCTGGGCCACCGCGCTGGTATTTGCCGTCCTGAGCCTGGCGGGACTGCTGGCGCTGCTGTTCGCCATTCCGGCCCTGCAACGCCAGCTGGTCAGCCTGCTGGAGCAACTGCCGCGTTTTCTGGACTGGCTGGAGCAGACCCTGATGCCGTGGTTGCAGGCACACCTGGACCTGCCGCCCGACATGCTGTCGATGGCCTCCGCCCGTGCCTGGTTGCAGGACCACTGGGCGCAGGCCGGCACCTACGCCGCGCAGGGGCTGGGGCAACTGCTCACTTCGGGGCTGGGACTGATCGGCATTCTGGTCAACGTGGTGGTGGTGCCCGTGGTGACCTTCTACCTGTTGCGTGACTGGCCGCAGCTGCTGGCACGCGTCGATGCCCTGTTGCCGCACCGCTGGCGGCCGGCGGTGCGCGAATTCGCCACCGATGCCGACCGCGTGCTCAGCGGCTTCCTGCACGGCCAACTGCTGGTGATGCTGGCGCAGGGGACGTTCTATGCGGTCGCGCTGTCGGTAGTCGGCCTGAATCAGGCGCTGCTGATCGGCTTTGCGGCCGGTCTGGTCACCTTCGTGCCCTACCTGGGCGGCGTGATCGGCCTCACCCTGGCGCTGATCGCCGGCCTGGTGCAGTTCCAGGATCTGCCGCATCTGCTGGCGATCGGCGGCGTTTTTGCTGCCGGCCAGCTGCTCGAAAGCCTGCTGCTGACGCCGCTGCTGGTCGGCGACCGCCTCGGCCTGCACCCGGTGGCGGTGATTTTCGCCGTCATGGCCGGCGGCCAGTTGTTTGGGTTCTTCGGCGTGCTGCTGGCGCTGCCGGTCAGCGCCGTGCTGGTGGTGCTGCTGCGCCGGGCGCTGACCCGCT
This Immundisolibacter cernigliae DNA region includes the following protein-coding sequences:
- a CDS encoding AI-2E family transporter, coding for MTPLLQRRLLIGAVATGALVLVYLLGPVLAPFFGAALLAYIADPLVERLQRLLPRSWATALVFAVLSLAGLLALLFAIPALQRQLVSLLEQLPRFLDWLEQTLMPWLQAHLDLPPDMLSMASARAWLQDHWAQAGTYAAQGLGQLLTSGLGLIGILVNVVVVPVVTFYLLRDWPQLLARVDALLPHRWRPAVREFATDADRVLSGFLHGQLLVMLAQGTFYAVALSVVGLNQALLIGFAAGLVTFVPYLGGVIGLTLALIAGLVQFQDLPHLLAIGGVFAAGQLLESLLLTPLLVGDRLGLHPVAVIFAVMAGGQLFGFFGVLLALPVSAVLVVLLRRALTRYQDSAWYAQEPPC
- a CDS encoding DUF2066 domain-containing protein, yielding MRLPLPLVCVVLALGLCRPAAALDLYQASAPLADAGDAARTSAVTTAFGRVLGQVAGRPAAAALAQQPAGRAAAQLALLGFGSKTGPAGEPLIEARFEPRAVREFLAAQHVAILPDQRPTLLLWLLAGTDAGPTWVGADEPLELASMLAQAAADRGLPLLLPMLDLGERANLPASVDPADPASLAALSTAAARYRPDGVLYGRLDGGGERWRAELRLALPGKDDAVWSATGTSQQAAVDAALDRLALQLAPAAAPPDGPLAAVQIAIDGVDGMAAYGRVWEHLGQVPGLRGLRPLALGNGRAMFRFELAGGEAALAGRVEPGAPFARVAGEAPTYRYQP
- the purM gene encoding phosphoribosylformylglycinamidine cyclo-ligase → MGDAPVSPTSGLSYRDAGVDIDAGNALIDRIRPLAARTRRPELLAGIGGFGALLELPKRFREPVLVAGTDGVGTKLRLAIDLGVHDTVGIDLVAMCANDVLVQGAEPLFFLDYFATGKLDVDTAASVIAGIAHGCELAGAALAGGETAEMPGMYPAGDYDLAGFCVGVVEKARILDGQAIRAGDAVIGLASSGLHSNGYSLARKVVETVGADLAAPFGDSTLGATLLAPTRIYVKPVLELLAALPVVGIAHITGGGLPENIPRILPDGLAARLDTRAWQRPAIFDWLQRNGGIAAPEMWRTFNCGLGLIVVLPAERADEAIARLQEAGESACRVGEIVPRGDGPGVVLEP